The Gadus chalcogrammus isolate NIFS_2021 chromosome 14, NIFS_Gcha_1.0, whole genome shotgun sequence sequence aaacgtggTCCCTAATCAGACCAGCAGGTCCATCACAACAGGGATGGTTATACTGGGGAAACTAAGGATTTAAAGACATAATGGCTGTAATACTATTGTGTACTACTGTTACCAACTCCTTCCCAGTGGAATGTTGATGTTTTCTATCTGTATCTGTCTGTTGTTCAGGGCAGGGTACCTGCTCTGTCTGTTGTTTAGGGCAGGGTACCTGCTCTGTCTGTTGTTCAGGAGAGGGTACCTGCTCTGTCTGTTGTTTAGGGCAGGGTACCTGCTCTGTCTGTTGTTCAGGGCAGGGTACCTGCTCTGTCTGTAATTCAGGAGAGGGTACCTGCTCTGTCTGTTGTTCAGGAGAGGGTACCTGCTCTGTCTGTGGTATGTCtctgtctgttgtctgttgTTCAGGGCAGGGTACCTTCtctgttgtctgtctctctgtctgttgttcAGGGCTGGGTACCTGCtctgttgtctgtctctgtgtctgttgttCAGGGCTGGGTACCTGCtctgttgtctgtctctgtgtctgttgttCAGGGCTGGGTACCTTCtctgttgtctgtctctgtgtctgttgttCAGGGCTGGGTACCTGCtctgttgtctgtctctgtgtctgttgttCAGGGCTGGGTACCTGTtctgttgtctgtctctgttgttCAGGGCAGGGTACCTGTtctgttgtctgtctctgtctctgttgttcATGGCTGGGTACCTGCTTTGGCGAAGTCCTCCTTGTTGTAGCTGAAGTCCTTGAGGAAGGTGATGCTCTCGATGGCCGGGTTGTAGCGCCGAGACGTCTCCAGCAGCATGATCTGCGGGCGGAAGGCTCAGCTCTCAGCGACAGGTCACCCAGAGACACTAAGCTTTGGTCCATGGGACCTTTAGCGTCCGTGCGCCGTCAGAGACGAGGCGTTCGAGAGGCAGACATTAAGTCCTGCAGCCTCCCTCCTCAGTAACACCGAGAGAGTCTGAGCCTCAACAACATGTCAGCTGGACTGGTTCCCCATTGGGGTATCATCCATTCATAGCTTTTAGTGATAACATTAATGAAATCCCTGTTGATCAGCGTTAACTACCGATGTGTCCAGGTGATCCCACGCTATGAGCGGGTTGAAGTGCAACACAGTGGGACCTAAACCTCAGCTGTATAGTGTATACAGTACAGTGTGTGGGGGACATTGGACGGACCTCGATGGTGGAGGTCTTCAGCAGGGCGATCTGGTCCTCTCTGGTCAGCTCCAGGAAGCCGGGGAGCTGCTTGGCAAAGTCCACGATCTCCTGGACCGACATGATGGCCAGCTCTGTGAAGTGGGCGAACCGCTGCTGACGCACCTCCCTGTTCTGGGGGTCCTGGCTCAGGGGCCAGggctgcacgcacgcacacacacacacacacacacacacacacacacacacacacacacacacacacacacacacacacacacacacacacacacacacacacacacacacacacacacgttaggtGGACTGTAATAATCGTGGTGCTGCTGATAGTAACTTACAGAACCCGTTGAACGTTGTAATGGTACAGCAGGCGTTCGCCTCATGGCTGTCATGAGCCCCTTCCTAGAAGCTTATCGTATGAATATGCATACTACTGAAGTACATcacttaaagggatacttcacccacttcgaaccggcgttctatcattataaaattgcTATTGTActagaaataaatatataaataaatatcagtccaaaccagtctccccttggcccattttttctcatctaattttctcccgaaatgacgtcaaatgacgcgtttgacgtcatttcgggagaaaaccTCTTGTCCCGCAAGAAGGGCCTTGGACTACAACACACTTTTGATGGCAAATTTGCGGCCAATttttccaccaataaggaatgagagggggcggaagctcgcgtactgagggcgaatgagggggacgggagaccgacaggtgggcggggcagcgagcgcaatacactgtggtagttggaggttttcttactttgagccagagagacatgaaaacactctttctgccttttttcaggctaggatgaaccgatttcaatttttttttcacatttagaatacattgaattatttaattaataaaatcttcatattcccaccggtgaagtatctctttaaTTATGTCTACCTGATGAGTTTCCTCTATGATATGGCCGTTCCTAAATAAAAGGACAATGCCCTCAACAACAATATACATGCTCTTATTGTGCTTTGAGCCCTGAACTCACGGTGACTTTGGGCCGGTCGATGAAGGACCTCTTGTTGCACTGCTTCTGCATGGCCACCAGCTTGTCGATCATGGCCTGCTGCTCGGGGCCCAGGCTGAGCAGCTCCGGGGGCGGCGTGGGCGTGGCCACCGACGAGGCGCGCGCCGACTCGTCCTCGTGctgcttcttcatcttcttcagcCTGATCTGCTCCTCCGACAGGACGCCTGCAGAGACACGTGACCGTCAACACGCTGCAGCTCGGCACCGTCCCGCTGTACTGTGTCTGAACATTCAGCCACAGGCACCGTCCTAACCTGACTTCAAACCTTCAAACCAGTGGACTCAAAGCGCTCTACaacactgcctcacattcacccgttcatgcacacattcacacaccgacggcggagtcagccacgcagggcgacagccagctggtcaggagcagtcagggtgaggcgtctcgctcagggacacctcacaACACacgccaacccgctctaccccccGAGCCACACGCCGCCCCGTTCATCTGAACCACAGCCGACCGGACGCAGGCCGATGCCTTCGACTCTCAGGACACTCACACTGCTCCAGCATGCCCGCCTCTCGGCACTTGCGGAGCCGGCACTGCTGGCACTTGCGCCGCATGTACATGTCCATCTCGCAGCGGCCGCTGCTCTTGCAGGCGTACTGCGCGCCCTTGATGACGCTGCGGCGGAAGAAGCCCTTGCAGCCCTCGCAGCTCAGCACGTTGTAGTGGAAGCCCGACGCCTTGTCCCCGCACACGCTGCACACCTCGTTGCCCAGCATCTTGGgggcgggccccttcttcctcttcaccgCCGGCTGCCCGtctggggaggaagaggaaggggagggatgAGTGGGGGCTCTGGAGGAAGTAACCAGACGTCTTCACTGTACGTGTTAATGGAGAAACTGTCAACACAAGCGTGCAGTGATTTGGGATGCAcaaatatatagtcaggtctttaaaaaaagaaaagggttgTTTGACGAAGCAAAGTTAAACCTGAATTTGATCAGAGTGGAACTGCTAAATGGACTAAAACGGGTACAGGGCTGGACTATCATAATGTATCTTGGGATTTCTTTTGTCGGCGAATGGGCTGTGCcgacttttttttctttttttttattgtaattgtCTGATGGACTGAGCGGCAGTGACCAGCGTCACGGCAAACTAAATCATAACCGTCACCACCAGCGTCAAGGCGAGTTGACTGCgtcaaactcctcctcctccccccccctcctcggagTAAGGGCCCTGGGTTCACGCTGGGGGGAGGACAGAGCCTGGTGGATTATCCTCACAGCGAGGGAAATGGCTACTTGTTGCTTTACCTTCGTGACGTATTTTAAATCCTCAATTTGAAAACATTCTATCAACATTAGCAGTGAACACATCACATGAAACGGTTCTAAATAATGCTTATTAAAGCCTCAAGGTGCAATTTgctaataaaaatatattaccAACGGAGCTGGAATGCCGTTTTTTCTGTCCGAGGAGCTTCAGCGGTTGAAGGGGAGGTTTCTCCAGCTCACCTGAGCGGCGAGGAGAGCTCTCCCCACCTTCGTGACCTTCCAATC is a genomic window containing:
- the nr1h3 gene encoding oxysterols receptor LXR-alpha isoform X1 produces the protein MSTLSATDIPDVGHGERQVFDPPPVLRLPCLVEERVDGAGAGHRGVMLGSPLRADELPSLDGSSLGEMSSPLPAEHGDMKLEPAAGGGAAHSGHEGGESSPRRSGELEKPPLQPLKLLGQKKRHSSSVDGQPAVKRKKGPAPKMLGNEVCSVCGDKASGFHYNVLSCEGCKGFFRRSVIKGAQYACKSSGRCEMDMYMRRKCQQCRLRKCREAGMLEQCVLSEEQIRLKKMKKQHEDESARASSVATPTPPPELLSLGPEQQAMIDKLVAMQKQCNKRSFIDRPKVTPWPLSQDPQNREVRQQRFAHFTELAIMSVQEIVDFAKQLPGFLELTREDQIALLKTSTIEIMLLETSRRYNPAIESITFLKDFSYNKEDFAKAGLQFEFINPIFEFSKGMNDLHLDEAEYALLIAINIFSADRPNVLDHDLVERLQQPYVDALRAYISIKRPNDHLMFPRMLMKLVSLRTLSSVHSEQVFALRLQDKKLPPLLSEIWDVHE
- the nr1h3 gene encoding oxysterols receptor LXR-alpha isoform X2, yielding MLGSPLRADELPSLDGSSLGEMSSPLPAEHGDMKLEPAAGGGAAHSGHEGGESSPRRSGELEKPPLQPLKLLGQKKRHSSSVDGQPAVKRKKGPAPKMLGNEVCSVCGDKASGFHYNVLSCEGCKGFFRRSVIKGAQYACKSSGRCEMDMYMRRKCQQCRLRKCREAGMLEQCVLSEEQIRLKKMKKQHEDESARASSVATPTPPPELLSLGPEQQAMIDKLVAMQKQCNKRSFIDRPKVTPWPLSQDPQNREVRQQRFAHFTELAIMSVQEIVDFAKQLPGFLELTREDQIALLKTSTIEIMLLETSRRYNPAIESITFLKDFSYNKEDFAKAGLQFEFINPIFEFSKGMNDLHLDEAEYALLIAINIFSADRPNVLDHDLVERLQQPYVDALRAYISIKRPNDHLMFPRMLMKLVSLRTLSSVHSEQVFALRLQDKKLPPLLSEIWDVHE